One uncultured Fusobacterium sp. DNA window includes the following coding sequences:
- a CDS encoding ABC transporter permease, producing MNNNLMMRVERNSYTKHRTKIKKKTFILLVISFIILNFFLSVLINISSMNKKIDNSYFFTADLKSELKEEEKNKIEVEILGLDGVRKVRYLSKEEAFKNLQTQLDVAIPKGENPLSDSLLIYFNSLDDAEKLQENLENNQNIKEIFVDAAFIGYQEREKKFYNLLFAMIMIFLVAPSILGIYYTFYNAVAIDFLNYNDIIPDDRINSKRAKKVNLLPFTGAALMGTLIFFNVYTYFREEIIEISSKYLILSIGEIFVVQVLAIIAINMIIWINPLRLRVLLREDS from the coding sequence ATGAATAATAATTTGATGATGAGAGTTGAAAGAAATAGTTATACTAAACATAGAACTAAGATAAAAAAGAAAACATTTATTCTTCTAGTTATATCCTTTATCATTTTAAATTTTTTCTTATCAGTTTTAATTAATATATCTTCAATGAATAAAAAAATTGATAACAGCTATTTTTTTACAGCTGATTTGAAAAGTGAGTTAAAAGAAGAGGAAAAAAACAAAATAGAGGTAGAGATTTTAGGATTAGATGGTGTGAGAAAGGTTAGATATTTATCTAAAGAGGAAGCTTTTAAAAATCTTCAAACTCAATTAGATGTAGCTATACCTAAGGGAGAAAATCCACTGTCAGATTCTTTGCTTATCTATTTTAATAGTTTGGATGATGCAGAGAAATTACAAGAAAACTTAGAAAATAATCAAAATATCAAGGAAATATTTGTAGACGCAGCTTTTATTGGTTATCAAGAGAGGGAAAAGAAATTCTATAACCTTCTTTTTGCTATGATAATGATATTTTTAGTAGCTCCTTCAATTTTAGGAATCTACTATACTTTTTATAATGCTGTAGCCATAGATTTTTTAAATTACAATGATATTATTCCAGATGATAGGATAAATTCAAAAAGAGCTAAAAAAGTAAATCTTCTTCCATTTACTGGAGCAGCTTTAATGGGAACCTTGATATTTTTTAATGTTTATACATATTTTAGAGAAGAGATAATAGAGATAAGTAGTAAATATCTTATTCTTAGTATAGGAGAGATATTTGTTGTACAAGTTTTAGCAATAATAGCTATAAATATGATAATATGGATAAATCCTTTAAGACTTAGAGTTCTTTTAAGGGAGGATTCGTGA
- a CDS encoding transketolase family protein — protein MSKKATRQAYGEALVELGKINKDIVVLDADLTKSTKTSMFQKEFPERHFNVGIAEADLMGTAAGLATCRRIPFASTFAMFAAGRGFEQIRNTIAYPKLNVKIAPTHAGISVGEDGGSHQAIEDIAIMRAIPGMVVLCPADAVETKKMVYAAAEYEGPVYIRMGRLDVETIFDEETYDFQIGIANTVREGNDVTIAATGLMTYEAIKAADILAQEGISVRVINVGTIKPLDGETILKAAKETKFIITAEEHSVIGGLGSAVSEFLSEVYPTKVKKLGIYDKFGQSGKATELLEKYELTAAKLVAMVKENM, from the coding sequence ATGAGTAAAAAGGCTACAAGACAAGCTTATGGAGAAGCTTTAGTAGAACTTGGAAAAATAAATAAAGATATCGTAGTTTTAGATGCAGACTTAACTAAATCTACAAAAACTAGTATGTTTCAAAAAGAATTTCCAGAAAGACATTTTAATGTAGGAATTGCAGAAGCTGACCTTATGGGAACAGCAGCAGGACTTGCAACTTGTAGAAGAATCCCATTTGCATCAACATTTGCAATGTTTGCAGCAGGAAGAGGATTTGAACAAATTAGAAATACAATAGCATACCCAAAACTAAATGTAAAAATAGCTCCAACTCATGCAGGAATCTCTGTAGGAGAAGATGGAGGATCTCACCAAGCAATTGAAGATATAGCTATAATGAGAGCTATACCAGGAATGGTAGTACTTTGTCCTGCAGATGCTGTAGAAACTAAAAAAATGGTATATGCAGCAGCAGAATATGAAGGACCAGTATATATTAGAATGGGAAGACTAGATGTAGAAACTATATTTGACGAAGAAACTTATGATTTCCAAATTGGAATCGCAAATACAGTTAGAGAGGGAAATGATGTTACAATAGCTGCAACAGGACTTATGACTTATGAAGCTATAAAAGCAGCTGATATTCTTGCACAAGAGGGAATCTCTGTAAGAGTAATTAATGTAGGAACAATTAAACCTCTTGATGGAGAAACAATATTAAAAGCAGCAAAAGAAACTAAATTTATAATAACAGCTGAAGAACACTCTGTTATTGGAGGTTTAGGATCAGCAGTATCAGAATTTTTATCAGAAGTATATCCTACTAAAGTTAAAAAATTAGGAATCTATGATAAATTTGGACAAAGTGGAAAAGCTACAGAACTTTTAGAAAAATATGAGCTTACAGCAGCTAAATTAGTAGCTATGGTAAAAGAAAATATGTAG
- a CDS encoding transketolase has protein sequence MKDIKILEEKANSIRKSIVKMICEAKSGHPGGSLSATDILTTLYFSEMNIDPANPKMENRDRLVLSKGHAAPALYATLAERGYFDKELLVTLRKYGSFLQGHPDMKKVPGVEISTGSLGQGLSVANGMALNARITGESYRTYVILGDGEIQEGQVWEAAMTAAHYKLDNVCAFLDFNNLQIDGNVNEVMGVEPVDAKWEAFGWHVIKIDGHNFTEILNALEEAKSVKGKPTIVIAKTIKGKGVSFMENVCGFHGVAPTAEETEKALAELNSK, from the coding sequence ATGAAAGATATTAAAATTCTAGAAGAAAAAGCTAATAGTATCAGAAAATCTATAGTAAAAATGATCTGTGAAGCTAAATCAGGACATCCAGGAGGATCATTATCTGCAACAGATATATTGACAACTCTATATTTTTCAGAAATGAATATAGATCCTGCAAACCCTAAGATGGAAAACAGAGATAGACTTGTTTTATCAAAAGGACATGCAGCTCCTGCACTATATGCAACATTAGCAGAAAGAGGATACTTTGATAAAGAACTTCTTGTAACATTAAGAAAATATGGTTCTTTCCTTCAAGGACATCCAGATATGAAAAAAGTACCAGGAGTAGAAATCTCAACAGGATCATTAGGACAAGGGTTATCTGTAGCTAATGGAATGGCTTTAAATGCTAGAATTACTGGAGAATCTTACAGAACATATGTAATACTTGGAGATGGAGAAATTCAAGAGGGACAAGTTTGGGAAGCAGCAATGACAGCAGCTCACTATAAACTTGACAATGTATGTGCTTTCCTAGACTTTAACAATTTACAAATCGATGGAAATGTAAATGAAGTTATGGGAGTTGAACCAGTTGATGCTAAATGGGAAGCTTTTGGTTGGCATGTTATAAAAATAGATGGACATAACTTTACAGAAATTTTAAATGCTTTAGAAGAAGCTAAAAGTGTAAAAGGAAAACCAACTATTGTTATAGCTAAAACAATAAAAGGTAAGGGAGTTTCATTTATGGAAAATGTATGTGGATTCCATGGAGTAGCTCCAACAGCAGAAGAAACTGAAAAAGCATTAGCTGAATTAAATAGCAAATAA